Proteins encoded together in one Chryseobacterium sp. G0201 window:
- a CDS encoding TolC family protein, with the protein MKSNLLIFTLGFFILPTFGWAQSAPDFKELLDSAMVRDSDLKMQITQNKLTDLDEHKLKDIFLPTLEVSGQVGYINATARLTSPEINLAPFIRIPEGSFNNNLNVSGFSGIAKTDAKMLLYSGGKVKYLKKAIEEKKISEDILLEKTKDEVVATISKAYDQLALIHQSKIVLDESKKRLDINRKTADKALGYGLITPYDHKKIELAQATLNAKVVEYEGKKELLLTQLYILTGIQKERLRMIEPVLSPVELLTPENGIEKRAEIRALEHGIVAADYKIKAERTWMIPKVQLMASAYYIGLYGSRIKTSENVIPAVPAIGYEGAKLDWRPTNINILPLFTAGVGFKWEIFDGREGKHAEETARIGKEVLLNKKEDAIKKLTLNLANNQTNYDIATAQIALKSKEKELAKNALIQAEKEFRYGISKSSQLIEAESDLEVAELEYQNTIFNQRRAGIELMRSTQELDIAKLYQP; encoded by the coding sequence ATGAAAAGCAATCTACTGATTTTTACGCTTGGTTTTTTTATACTTCCAACTTTCGGTTGGGCTCAGTCTGCCCCGGATTTTAAAGAACTTCTCGACAGTGCGATGGTTCGGGATTCGGATCTTAAAATGCAGATCACCCAAAATAAACTGACCGATCTTGACGAACATAAATTAAAAGACATTTTTCTTCCGACACTAGAAGTCAGCGGACAGGTGGGCTATATCAATGCAACGGCTAGATTAACCTCTCCTGAGATTAATTTAGCTCCTTTTATCCGTATTCCGGAAGGAAGTTTTAATAATAATTTAAATGTTTCGGGTTTCTCAGGAATTGCAAAAACAGATGCTAAAATGCTTCTGTATTCCGGCGGAAAAGTGAAATATTTAAAGAAAGCCATCGAAGAAAAGAAAATATCTGAAGATATTTTGCTGGAGAAAACGAAAGATGAGGTGGTGGCGACTATTTCTAAAGCTTATGATCAGTTAGCGTTAATCCATCAGTCAAAAATAGTATTGGATGAAAGCAAAAAAAGGCTAGATATCAATCGCAAAACAGCAGATAAAGCGTTAGGCTACGGTTTGATCACACCTTACGATCATAAAAAAATCGAATTGGCTCAAGCCACATTAAACGCAAAAGTGGTAGAATATGAAGGCAAAAAAGAACTGCTTCTTACCCAACTTTACATCTTAACAGGAATCCAGAAAGAACGTCTCAGAATGATAGAACCTGTTCTGTCTCCTGTCGAACTATTAACTCCCGAAAACGGAATTGAAAAAAGAGCAGAAATTCGTGCCTTAGAACACGGAATTGTTGCCGCAGACTATAAAATAAAAGCCGAAAGAACCTGGATGATTCCAAAGGTTCAGTTGATGGCATCGGCGTATTATATAGGATTGTATGGAAGCCGGATTAAAACTTCCGAAAATGTAATTCCTGCCGTTCCCGCGATCGGCTATGAAGGGGCAAAATTAGATTGGCGACCGACCAACATCAATATTCTTCCTTTATTTACAGCCGGTGTTGGATTTAAGTGGGAGATTTTCGATGGAAGAGAAGGAAAGCACGCCGAAGAAACTGCCCGAATCGGAAAAGAAGTTCTCTTGAATAAAAAAGAAGATGCTATTAAAAAGCTGACTTTAAACTTAGCCAACAATCAAACCAATTACGATATCGCAACCGCACAGATTGCTTTAAAAAGTAAAGAAAAAGAATTGGCAAAAAATGCATTGATCCAAGCTGAGAAAGAATTCAGATACGGAATAAGCAAATCATCTCAACTGATAGAAGCTGAAAGTGATCTAGAAGTTGCCGAACTTGAATATCAAAACACCATCTTCAACCAACGAAGAGCCGGAATAGAATTGATGCGATCTACTCAGGAATTGGATATTGCTAAACTTTATCAACCTTAA
- the eco gene encoding serine protease inhibitor ecotin, translating into MKFSKTVMTGLVMLIGVNAFAQKKADKFEKLQIEMFPKAKVGYKQVYIQLPIAKNENDLKVEFFVGAEKMLDCNKQFLMGNVKSQDLQGWGYNYYDVESNGEVGSTLMACPDKKMTKKFVYIQPEIVRYNSKLPLVFYVPKDLEVRYRILRPDAAMKKAIQK; encoded by the coding sequence ATGAAATTTTCAAAAACAGTAATGACGGGATTGGTAATGTTGATCGGTGTAAATGCTTTCGCACAAAAGAAAGCAGATAAATTTGAAAAATTACAGATTGAAATGTTCCCGAAAGCAAAAGTCGGTTATAAACAAGTATACATCCAACTTCCGATCGCTAAAAACGAAAACGATTTAAAAGTAGAGTTTTTTGTAGGCGCAGAAAAAATGTTGGACTGTAACAAGCAATTTTTGATGGGAAATGTAAAATCTCAGGACCTTCAAGGGTGGGGCTACAACTATTATGATGTAGAATCCAACGGCGAAGTCGGAAGCACATTAATGGCGTGCCCGGACAAAAAAATGACCAAAAAATTTGTCTACATCCAGCCCGAGATCGTAAGATACAACAGCAAACTACCATTGGTATTTTACGTACCAAAAGACTTGGAAGTTCGTTACAGAATCTTGCGCCCGGATGCGGCAATGAAGAAAGCCATTCAGAAATAA
- a CDS encoding alpha-2-macroglobulin family protein has translation MKKFSKIFVLLLILLSSSGVFGQKYYDDQWKKIEENSKKGAYKSNLPVILDIQNHAMKENNTLQLIRSLKAEFTIVNQTSDDDKNDAASKFFVKLQNSNKNLKGEGKLVYNVLLNGFFMDYYNQHSWEIDGRTNINSQDVSQIETWSKLDFKNYLTKNFQELDQQKSEMKKVSLTVYKDAFSNTKDISYFPTLLDWYSLRKVNFLSDNGIFTKNELTENRTQINTIFDELIAQNTGNSKLYFMHQKLSENCNFNQCKDKLEQLQNLVRSNVEGDYKVLIMEEIMTELNGKNKSKEALEVAAQAKSQYPKSPFIENIKNKENQIINPSLNIKYEQQTQGNLPIHIVAEYKNVSEFSINIYEVKEDYTALMQYVRNSYGDMYGKVKKSLVRKEIFQLSDTKDFQTHKTSLEIKPLPSGVYVAEYSVAGSDTKDVDSRQNFYFLVSDNRIIYQSKTDRNQLSNELKLVNSENGKPITNENLTFYEFVSNKTLTKIEGKTNDKGVFKFPSTASKDYYRTFLIQQPKSNSFQIMQVYGNDGSAAEYNPNKETRTKAQIFTDRAIYRPGQTVYFKVINSRIDKEIESVASGLKQKITLQDTNGEEVSSQNFTTNEFGSYHGSFILPKGKLNGVFYLRTDNETQGYKDIRVEEYKRPKFEVTFDPVKEEYKYGQTIELKGKAMMFSGVALSNTTVNYEIKKHNIRWRYFGWYPQGDDNENSILGEAKTNEKGEFVIRLDLKKDEKLEGIQIDNYEINASVTDINGETQSADTQLKVASVSHYIKAEDIKNTFADENVKIKVETKNYNEQDLKKSYQVKLSKLEAPNRIFRDNFKSEIQDLPKFSKEEFINKFPHDLFDKNDELKNWKVEKLLFNKTQQPSTDNSQLATSLDLGKLEAGDYQLELYNIEGKDTIKSSQNFSVWDKNSLKSTQKTFLTVLEPKNQFSRGEKAKIYLYSAVPDALVNIFVQDGSGKTFSETQKFKNGILEYMVDIPKDKNVSTLNIQFQVVAFNDVQTQSVNLKIKDTEQPLRIETVTFRDKLEPNSKEKWSVKVLGSDKEKINAEVLANMYDMSLDQFAANSFNWEKLYSTFSSVTSYDIRQYLAQKYYQKRLQYFNGNYVEVPQFNWFDGRLGLGGMDSDGDGVSDTEDSCPTVPGMPEYEGCPKPKMMAAMEVESSVRYNKSAAMVAAPAPPIAKEVAMDDVGMSNQDKGGAESKESLDKVPVRQNLNETAFFYPDLKTDAEGNVSFEFTSPEALTKWKLMFLAHTKDARAATLNKEVVTQKEFSVTPNYPRFLREGDELNLQSKLSNLTSKKLSGSANLQILDAFTNEDISSKFGLNASTQNFDLNENGNSALTWKVKVPNNVSSIILKVVAKAGQYSDGEQKAVAILPNRMLVTDAVPVFVKEGETKTFVLENLKDANSTTISNVSNTLELTTNPIWEIMFALPSLKNDQNNSADVIFNKWFADVLASEIFKANPKMKTVFEEYQSKGLLKSNLEKNQELKQLLLEETPWVLESKNEEEQMAKLSLLFDTNTMRNSIQNDWDDFKKLQNPDGGFSWYSGYPSSYGTSLYILKNLGKINSWLKDNVKDYQSSEQKELVAKLVEYVDNEIAKYWDVKKENVWNNWTLDYLDTRNYWEKQYPLKGKGKILKDAVIKKSKQAKLADFTFFGLHRAALLMSNYGLKDTSDKLMNYLKETSVDTKTQGVYWKQNLNDWGWFSSKIVNQAGALEAFNTLKPNDQKFIEDMKIWLITQKEVNSWGTSRGTSEVIFTILNSGKSWTSAESDKATIVWGGKELQPQTQATGYVKSTVKTDVVDKNLATVTVTKPGPGIVQGGLFWQYYEDLDKIKSSENYISITKELYKKVKTVNGEELQKISPETPLKVGDKVTVRMILNTDRAMEFIHIKDMRAAGFEPVNVLSGYQWKNNLGYYQSTKDASTNFYIEYMPKGKFVFEYDYVANASGKFSNGITTMQNYYAPQMNAHTKGTNVQILE, from the coding sequence ATGAAAAAGTTCTCCAAGATTTTTGTGCTTTTACTTATACTATTGAGTTCTTCAGGAGTTTTCGGTCAGAAGTATTATGATGACCAATGGAAAAAAATAGAAGAAAATAGTAAAAAAGGAGCGTACAAATCTAATCTTCCCGTTATTTTAGACATACAAAACCATGCTATGAAAGAAAATAATACACTTCAGCTTATTCGATCCTTAAAGGCAGAATTTACGATTGTCAATCAGACGAGTGACGATGATAAAAATGATGCTGCCTCTAAGTTTTTCGTTAAACTTCAAAATTCTAATAAAAATTTGAAAGGTGAAGGGAAATTGGTGTATAATGTGTTGCTGAATGGTTTTTTCATGGATTATTATAATCAGCATTCTTGGGAAATTGATGGAAGAACCAATATCAACTCGCAGGATGTTTCACAGATCGAAACTTGGAGTAAGCTTGATTTTAAAAATTATTTAACTAAAAACTTTCAGGAATTAGATCAGCAGAAATCGGAAATGAAAAAAGTTTCTTTAACAGTATATAAAGACGCTTTTTCAAATACAAAAGATATTTCTTATTTCCCAACGTTGTTGGATTGGTATTCGTTGAGAAAGGTTAATTTTTTATCTGATAACGGAATTTTTACTAAAAATGAACTTACAGAAAACAGAACGCAGATCAATACTATTTTTGATGAATTAATTGCTCAGAATACGGGGAATTCTAAGCTTTATTTCATGCATCAAAAATTATCGGAGAATTGCAATTTCAATCAATGCAAAGATAAATTAGAACAGCTTCAAAACCTTGTTAGATCTAATGTAGAGGGAGACTACAAAGTTTTGATCATGGAAGAGATCATGACTGAACTTAATGGTAAAAATAAATCCAAAGAAGCTTTGGAAGTTGCGGCTCAGGCAAAAAGTCAATATCCGAAATCTCCTTTCATTGAAAATATTAAAAACAAGGAAAATCAGATCATTAATCCTTCATTAAATATTAAATACGAACAGCAGACGCAAGGAAATCTGCCTATTCATATTGTTGCAGAGTATAAAAATGTTTCAGAATTTTCCATCAATATCTATGAAGTAAAAGAAGATTATACAGCATTGATGCAATATGTGCGAAATTCTTACGGAGACATGTATGGTAAGGTTAAAAAAAGTTTGGTAAGAAAAGAGATCTTCCAGTTATCAGATACTAAGGATTTTCAAACACATAAAACATCGTTGGAGATTAAACCTCTTCCGTCCGGAGTTTATGTAGCAGAATATTCTGTTGCAGGTTCTGATACAAAAGATGTTGATTCCCGACAGAATTTTTACTTTCTAGTTTCGGATAATAGAATTATTTATCAATCTAAAACCGATAGAAATCAACTTTCAAACGAATTAAAATTAGTCAACAGCGAAAACGGAAAACCTATTACTAATGAAAATCTTACGTTTTATGAATTTGTTTCTAATAAAACATTAACTAAAATTGAAGGAAAAACAAATGATAAAGGTGTTTTCAAATTTCCTTCAACGGCAAGCAAAGATTATTACAGAACTTTTCTGATCCAGCAGCCAAAATCCAACAGTTTCCAGATCATGCAGGTGTATGGAAATGATGGAAGTGCAGCAGAATATAATCCGAACAAAGAAACACGTACAAAAGCTCAGATCTTTACCGATAGAGCGATTTACAGACCCGGACAAACCGTTTATTTCAAAGTAATTAATTCTAGAATTGATAAAGAAATTGAATCTGTTGCTTCAGGTTTAAAACAGAAAATAACTTTACAGGATACCAATGGTGAAGAGGTTTCTTCTCAAAATTTTACAACCAATGAATTCGGTTCATATCATGGAAGTTTCATTCTTCCAAAAGGAAAACTGAATGGTGTATTTTATTTAAGAACCGACAACGAAACGCAGGGGTATAAAGATATTCGTGTTGAAGAATACAAGAGACCAAAATTTGAGGTGACTTTTGATCCCGTAAAAGAAGAATATAAATATGGACAAACCATAGAATTAAAAGGAAAAGCCATGATGTTTTCTGGTGTTGCGTTGAGCAATACAACAGTAAATTATGAGATAAAAAAACATAATATCAGATGGAGATATTTTGGATGGTATCCACAAGGTGATGACAATGAAAATTCAATTCTTGGAGAGGCTAAAACGAATGAAAAAGGAGAATTTGTTATCCGTTTAGATCTTAAAAAAGATGAAAAATTAGAAGGTATTCAGATTGATAATTATGAAATTAATGCTTCGGTTACAGATATTAACGGCGAAACGCAGTCTGCGGACACGCAGTTGAAAGTAGCATCGGTTTCTCACTACATTAAGGCAGAAGACATCAAAAATACTTTTGCAGATGAAAATGTAAAAATAAAAGTTGAAACGAAGAATTATAATGAGCAGGATCTTAAAAAATCATATCAGGTTAAATTATCAAAACTGGAAGCTCCGAACAGGATTTTCAGAGATAATTTTAAATCAGAAATTCAGGATCTACCGAAATTTTCAAAAGAAGAATTTATCAACAAATTTCCACATGATTTATTTGATAAAAATGATGAATTGAAAAACTGGAAAGTTGAAAAATTACTTTTCAATAAAACACAACAACCATCAACTGACAACTCTCAACTTGCAACGAGTCTAGATCTTGGAAAACTTGAAGCCGGAGATTATCAGTTAGAATTATACAATATTGAAGGAAAAGACACGATAAAATCTTCTCAGAATTTCAGTGTTTGGGATAAAAATTCTTTAAAATCAACTCAGAAAACATTTTTAACCGTTTTAGAACCTAAAAATCAATTTTCAAGAGGGGAGAAGGCTAAAATCTATTTGTATTCTGCGGTTCCTGATGCTTTAGTGAATATTTTTGTACAGGACGGTTCAGGAAAAACATTTTCGGAAACTCAGAAATTCAAAAACGGAATTCTTGAATATATGGTAGATATTCCGAAAGATAAAAATGTATCAACTTTGAATATTCAGTTTCAGGTTGTGGCATTTAATGATGTTCAGACGCAATCTGTTAATTTAAAAATAAAAGATACAGAACAGCCATTAAGAATTGAAACGGTGACTTTCAGAGATAAATTGGAACCAAATTCTAAAGAAAAATGGTCTGTTAAAGTTTTAGGAAGTGACAAAGAAAAGATCAATGCTGAAGTGTTGGCAAATATGTACGACATGTCCCTTGATCAGTTTGCTGCAAATAGTTTCAATTGGGAGAAATTATATAGTACTTTTTCAAGTGTAACTTCTTATGATATCAGACAATATCTGGCGCAAAAATATTATCAGAAAAGATTGCAATATTTCAATGGTAATTATGTAGAAGTGCCGCAGTTCAACTGGTTTGATGGAAGATTAGGATTAGGTGGAATGGATTCAGATGGAGATGGGGTTTCTGATACTGAGGATTCTTGTCCAACAGTGCCAGGAATGCCTGAGTACGAAGGTTGTCCGAAACCAAAAATGATGGCGGCAATGGAAGTTGAATCAAGCGTAAGATATAATAAAAGCGCTGCAATGGTAGCAGCTCCTGCACCACCAATTGCAAAAGAAGTAGCTATGGATGATGTGGGAATGAGTAACCAAGATAAGGGTGGGGCTGAATCAAAAGAATCTCTAGACAAAGTCCCAGTCCGTCAAAATCTAAACGAAACAGCTTTCTTCTATCCCGATCTAAAAACCGATGCAGAAGGAAATGTAAGCTTTGAATTTACTTCTCCGGAAGCATTAACAAAATGGAAACTGATGTTCTTGGCTCATACAAAAGATGCAAGAGCAGCAACTTTAAATAAGGAAGTCGTTACGCAGAAAGAATTTTCTGTGACACCAAACTATCCGAGATTCTTAAGAGAAGGGGATGAATTGAATCTTCAATCAAAACTATCAAACTTAACAAGCAAAAAATTAAGCGGTTCAGCGAATCTTCAAATATTGGATGCATTCACGAACGAAGATATTTCATCTAAATTTGGATTAAACGCAAGCACTCAGAATTTTGATTTAAACGAAAACGGAAATTCAGCGTTAACCTGGAAAGTAAAAGTTCCGAACAATGTTTCTTCAATCATTTTGAAGGTGGTTGCAAAAGCCGGACAATATTCTGACGGTGAACAAAAAGCGGTTGCAATTCTTCCAAACAGAATGTTGGTGACCGATGCGGTTCCTGTTTTTGTAAAAGAAGGCGAAACGAAAACGTTTGTTTTGGAAAATCTTAAAGATGCAAACTCTACAACGATTTCAAATGTTTCGAATACACTGGAACTGACGACAAATCCGATCTGGGAAATCATGTTTGCGCTTCCAAGCCTGAAAAATGACCAGAATAATTCTGCAGATGTGATCTTCAATAAATGGTTTGCAGATGTGTTGGCTTCAGAAATTTTCAAGGCTAATCCAAAAATGAAAACGGTTTTCGAAGAATATCAAAGCAAAGGATTATTAAAATCAAATCTTGAAAAAAATCAGGAATTGAAACAATTGTTATTAGAAGAGACTCCGTGGGTATTGGAAAGTAAAAATGAAGAAGAGCAAATGGCGAAACTTTCGCTTTTATTTGATACAAATACAATGCGTAATTCCATACAAAATGATTGGGATGATTTCAAAAAACTGCAAAATCCGGACGGAGGTTTCTCTTGGTATTCAGGATATCCGAGCTCGTATGGAACTTCTTTATACATTCTTAAAAACTTAGGAAAGATCAATTCTTGGTTAAAAGATAATGTGAAAGATTATCAAAGTTCAGAACAGAAAGAATTGGTTGCAAAATTGGTTGAGTATGTGGACAACGAGATTGCAAAATATTGGGATGTTAAAAAAGAAAATGTTTGGAACAACTGGACACTGGATTACCTTGATACCAGAAACTATTGGGAAAAACAATATCCGTTAAAAGGAAAAGGTAAGATTCTAAAAGATGCTGTTATTAAAAAATCAAAACAGGCTAAGCTTGCGGATTTTACGTTTTTCGGATTGCACCGTGCTGCTTTATTGATGAGCAATTATGGATTAAAAGATACTTCAGATAAATTAATGAATTACCTAAAAGAAACCTCTGTTGATACAAAAACACAAGGTGTTTATTGGAAACAAAATCTTAACGATTGGGGTTGGTTCAGTTCAAAAATAGTGAATCAAGCAGGAGCGTTGGAAGCTTTCAATACCTTAAAACCAAACGATCAGAAATTCATTGAAGACATGAAGATCTGGCTGATTACTCAAAAAGAAGTCAATTCTTGGGGAACTTCAAGAGGAACTTCGGAAGTTATTTTTACGATATTAAATTCAGGAAAATCATGGACTAGCGCGGAAAGCGACAAAGCCACAATCGTTTGGGGCGGAAAAGAATTACAACCGCAAACTCAGGCAACAGGTTATGTAAAATCAACCGTAAAAACTGATGTTGTTGATAAAAACTTAGCAACGGTTACCGTAACAAAACCAGGTCCAGGAATTGTTCAGGGTGGATTATTCTGGCAGTATTATGAAGATTTAGATAAAATAAAATCATCAGAAAATTACATCTCGATCACAAAAGAACTGTACAAAAAAGTGAAAACGGTAAACGGAGAAGAATTACAGAAAATCTCACCGGAAACTCCATTAAAAGTAGGAGATAAAGTAACGGTAAGAATGATCCTGAACACCGATCGCGCAATGGAATTCATCCACATCAAAGACATGCGTGCAGCGGGATTTGAACCGGTAAATGTATTGTCAGGCTACCAATGGAAGAATAATTTAGGCTATTATCAGTCTACAAAAGATGCTTCCACCAATTTCTATATCGAGTACATGCCGAAAGGTAAATTCGTATTCGAGTACGATTACGTAGCCAATGCATCAGGAAAATTTTCGAACGGAATCACAACGATGCAAAACTATTATGCACCGCAGATGAATGCCCATACAAAAGGAACAAATGTTCAGATTTTGGAATGA
- the recF gene encoding DNA replication/repair protein RecF (All proteins in this family for which functions are known are DNA-binding proteins that assist the filamentation of RecA onto DNA for the initiation of recombination or recombinational repair.) has translation MIINKLSLYNFKNHSEKKFEFSPQINCFVGNNGAGKTNILDALHYLSVGKSFLGNTDINNIKREEDFFTIDAEIQNDDSEDIIKISQPKESKKIIKKNDKSYDRMADHIGYLPSVMISPYDSNLISDSGESRRKFLDSMISQTNSEYLFELIQYQKTIQQRNALLKYFAKNRVFDKDSLEIYDDPISRSGTKIFEKRKEFVSQLNPIVQNFYNIISGGKETVSVIYESHLFDGFDSAQPDKVFRDLLKDNIERDRMLTYTSKGIHKDDLLFDMDSVLIKKIGSQGQQKSFLIALKLAQMSLVKELTGKTPILLLDDIFDKLDDNRVSQLIELVNQENFGQIFITDTHRERTESVVKKINEESIIFEI, from the coding sequence ATGATTATTAATAAGCTTTCCCTTTATAACTTCAAGAACCATTCTGAGAAAAAATTTGAATTTTCTCCGCAGATCAATTGTTTTGTAGGCAATAACGGTGCGGGAAAAACTAATATTCTGGATGCCTTGCATTATCTTTCGGTAGGAAAAAGTTTTCTGGGAAATACTGATATTAATAATATTAAAAGAGAAGAAGATTTCTTCACCATAGACGCTGAAATTCAGAATGATGACAGTGAAGACATTATTAAAATCTCCCAGCCTAAAGAATCAAAAAAGATCATTAAAAAGAACGATAAAAGCTATGACCGAATGGCTGATCACATTGGATATTTACCAAGTGTGATGATCTCTCCATATGATTCTAATCTGATCTCAGATTCCGGGGAAAGCAGAAGGAAATTTCTGGATTCGATGATCTCGCAAACCAATTCTGAATATCTTTTTGAGTTGATTCAATATCAAAAAACGATTCAGCAAAGAAATGCTTTGTTAAAATATTTCGCTAAAAACAGAGTTTTTGATAAAGATTCTTTAGAAATTTATGATGATCCAATTTCCAGATCCGGAACTAAAATTTTTGAAAAAAGAAAAGAATTTGTTTCACAGCTTAATCCGATCGTTCAGAATTTTTATAACATCATTTCCGGCGGAAAAGAAACCGTTTCTGTGATCTACGAATCTCATTTATTTGATGGCTTCGACTCCGCTCAGCCTGATAAGGTTTTCAGAGATTTATTAAAAGATAATATTGAAAGAGACCGAATGTTAACCTACACTTCAAAAGGAATTCATAAAGATGATCTGCTTTTTGATATGGATTCTGTTTTAATTAAAAAAATAGGTTCACAGGGACAGCAAAAATCCTTTCTTATTGCTTTAAAATTAGCTCAAATGAGTCTTGTCAAGGAACTGACAGGAAAAACCCCAATCCTTTTATTAGATGACATTTTTGACAAGCTTGATGACAACAGAGTTTCTCAGCTTATTGAACTTGTAAATCAGGAAAATTTCGGTCAGATTTTTATTACAGATACACATAGAGAACGCACAGAAAGTGTGGTGAAAAAAATTAATGAGGAAAGCATAATTTTTGAAATTTAA
- a CDS encoding DciA family protein — MKKKKREFQSSELVKSFARIHGFEHKLIAFEIKDFLEEYLDESLFQEIKSVNIEDKCVIIKINSPLLKHDFQMRKSFYLKKFQTQFGEENFNDLQIL; from the coding sequence ATGAAGAAGAAAAAACGCGAATTTCAATCCTCAGAACTTGTAAAATCTTTTGCAAGAATTCATGGTTTTGAACACAAACTTATTGCCTTTGAAATTAAAGATTTCCTTGAAGAATATCTTGATGAAAGCCTTTTTCAGGAAATTAAAAGTGTAAATATTGAGGACAAATGTGTTATTATAAAAATAAATTCACCTCTTTTGAAACATGATTTCCAGATGCGTAAAAGTTTTTATCTTAAAAAATTTCAGACTCAATTTGGTGAGGAAAATTTTAATGATCTTCAGATTTTGTAG